A stretch of Candidatus Baltobacteraceae bacterium DNA encodes these proteins:
- a CDS encoding shikimate kinase, whose amino-acid sequence MRRHIALTGFMAAGKSTIGKKLARKLKVAFFDVDDLVVERQGAISDIFYAQGEAAFRRYEHDAIEHVIEDEEPGVIALGGGAVTNDDNLKLLKKRTYRVFIKVPPEQIVGRLRRSPRIRPLLGPTPSLQKIKELYAARLPKYAHADLVVEADDMTTAQIVDHIVTWVHKKNIEL is encoded by the coding sequence ATGAGAAGACACATCGCGCTCACTGGATTCATGGCCGCAGGCAAGTCCACGATCGGCAAGAAGCTCGCGCGCAAACTCAAAGTCGCGTTCTTCGATGTCGACGACTTGGTCGTCGAGCGGCAAGGGGCGATTAGCGACATCTTTTACGCGCAAGGTGAGGCGGCGTTTCGCCGCTACGAGCACGATGCGATCGAGCACGTCATCGAAGATGAGGAACCGGGCGTCATCGCGCTTGGCGGCGGGGCGGTTACGAACGACGATAACCTCAAACTGCTCAAGAAGCGCACCTACCGCGTCTTCATCAAGGTGCCGCCCGAACAGATCGTGGGACGCCTGCGTCGCAGCCCGCGCATTCGCCCGCTTCTGGGGCCGACGCCGTCGCTGCAGAAGATCAAGGAACTCTACGCCGCGCGCCTGCCAAAATACGCGCACGCCGATCTGGTGGTTGAAGCCGACGACATGACCACGGCGCAGATCGTGGACCACATCGTTACGTGGGTCCACAAAAAGAACATCGAGCTGTGA
- a CDS encoding secretin N-terminal domain-containing protein, which produces MNRRILLALFLGLLLAAPVRASQLLNVDVHDADLSDVIALLASESGKNLVADASLKPDKVTLHLHAVTFDEALDAIVNSHDLQVRRDGAILIVGSSESMNRRYGDANDPRSAQTAVLSLAHASPDDVAKELTHGLTAGTVIVSDKRTSAVIVSGDATTVARARRLVRALDAPGYAPGGSGGLARAYRLRYLRPSLVAPELKGVLPDGSYVADDGQNAIVVSGNAEVQENAQSFIKSLDVPSPQVMFEVRVADLQPVNDQSDVGFEFGGYDLSGQPISGAATYAFAKNSVAINARLNAMVSSGHAQILATPKLVTLNNKEADLLIGQTYPVVYYDARLGGQQVQFVDVGVKLRLTPTIGSDGSVTAEMHPEYSAIQTFVGGYPVLANRKVDSTLRVKDNETIVLGGLLRDIDSETITKLPGLANIPVFGKIFQNRQKTHERDEVVFLITPHVLYPDTPPPTSIR; this is translated from the coding sequence GTGAATCGAAGAATTCTGCTCGCACTATTTTTGGGGCTGCTGCTCGCCGCTCCGGTACGTGCGTCGCAACTGCTCAACGTGGACGTTCACGATGCCGACTTGTCTGACGTCATCGCCTTGCTGGCTTCCGAATCGGGGAAAAACCTCGTTGCCGATGCATCGCTCAAGCCCGATAAGGTCACGCTGCACCTCCACGCGGTCACGTTCGACGAAGCGCTCGACGCGATCGTGAACTCCCACGACTTGCAGGTTCGTCGCGACGGAGCCATTCTAATCGTCGGAAGCAGCGAATCGATGAACCGTCGTTACGGCGATGCAAACGATCCTCGCAGCGCGCAGACCGCCGTGCTTTCTCTCGCGCACGCTTCGCCGGACGATGTAGCCAAGGAACTTACGCATGGGCTAACGGCGGGAACCGTCATCGTTTCAGACAAACGGACGAGCGCCGTGATCGTGAGCGGCGATGCAACGACCGTGGCCCGGGCGCGCCGCTTGGTCCGCGCTTTGGACGCACCGGGATATGCTCCCGGCGGCTCCGGAGGGTTGGCTCGAGCCTACCGTTTACGCTATCTGCGACCGAGCCTCGTCGCGCCCGAACTCAAGGGCGTGTTGCCGGACGGGTCGTACGTCGCCGACGACGGGCAGAACGCGATCGTCGTTAGCGGTAATGCCGAAGTTCAAGAGAACGCGCAAAGTTTTATCAAGAGCCTCGACGTTCCAAGCCCGCAAGTGATGTTCGAGGTTCGGGTTGCCGATCTTCAACCCGTCAACGATCAAAGCGATGTCGGCTTCGAATTTGGAGGATACGATCTGAGCGGCCAGCCGATCTCCGGCGCCGCAACCTATGCGTTTGCAAAGAATTCGGTTGCGATTAATGCGCGACTCAACGCCATGGTGAGCTCGGGTCACGCGCAGATTCTCGCCACGCCGAAACTCGTCACGCTCAATAACAAAGAGGCCGACCTGCTCATCGGCCAGACGTACCCGGTGGTCTATTACGACGCCCGCTTGGGCGGCCAGCAGGTCCAGTTCGTCGACGTCGGAGTGAAGCTGCGGCTGACTCCGACGATTGGTTCCGACGGCAGCGTAACTGCGGAAATGCACCCCGAGTACAGCGCGATTCAAACCTTTGTTGGCGGCTACCCCGTACTCGCAAATCGCAAAGTCGATTCGACGCTGCGCGTAAAAGACAACGAAACGATCGTGCTCGGCGGCCTGTTACGCGACATCGATTCGGAAACGATTACCAAGCTGCCCGGCCTAGCAAACATTCCGGTCTTCGGCAAGATCTTCCAGAACAGGCAGAAGACCCACGAACGCGATGAAGTGGTATTCCTCATCACGCCGCACGTGTTGTATCCCGATACACCGCCGCCCACATCGATACGCTAA
- the priA gene encoding primosomal protein N', producing MLATIRSSRFDLPLSYDARDVDLHVGDVVRVPLGSREVLAFVLCEPESVESESPLRAVLERSTAPRAFTPTGLALATFVSEHYVCTLSEALSAVVLGGAVPRMLDTFVRTIAQPNRQRYPSVPGRFVSLIWEELADGFGLEALLRHPDARRTGDRATLLRHLSALVRSGELRRERRFVEPRTHEYRIKVLQPGTVAIKGPKALALAEFVRANPGAPRADALLAGFSAAIIARAIKAGAIGEEELAPARSSARRPLAPANLQATGEQRAAIDRLVEHLDRRAFHETLLHGITGSGKTFVYIEAIRHVVERGGRAIVLVPEISLTPQTARRFETVFGERVAILHSALSERERYDAWQACANGDVDVVVGARSAVFAPLSNVRLLVVDEAHESTYKQESSPRYHAVRVARERMRIEGGVLVLGSATPSLESYARAIDGRIELLELRERATRQALPAVRVVDMAREFEAGNRRIFSTPLAQALADRLERKEKVVLFVNRRGSAGFMLCRACGYVPECERCSVSLTVHRSEGLLRCHYCDAQRPIPAACPVCKQRTIREFGVGTEKVAEEVARLYPAARVVRMDSDTTTRIGDHARLLDAFGDDGDVLVGTQMVAKGLDFPTVTLVGVIAADIGLHAAEFRASERTFDLVTQVCGRSGRARPGEAIVQTYSASHPAILHAAAHDYAGFARRELDERSELGYPPARDLVYLGIIGRSRPAALAQAQTYARTLEATGAGEVLGPAPYPIARLNNEWRFRIAFKGDDGARLRSAIREFVLPLARVERATRLAVNVDP from the coding sequence GTGCTGGCGACGATCCGCTCGTCGCGCTTCGATCTTCCGCTTAGCTACGATGCCCGCGATGTGGACCTGCACGTCGGCGACGTGGTGCGAGTACCGCTCGGCTCGCGCGAAGTGCTGGCTTTCGTGCTCTGCGAGCCGGAGAGCGTCGAGAGCGAATCGCCGCTGCGCGCCGTGCTCGAACGCAGCACAGCGCCGCGCGCGTTTACGCCAACGGGCCTGGCGCTCGCAACGTTCGTTTCGGAGCACTACGTCTGCACGCTGAGCGAGGCGCTTTCGGCGGTGGTGCTTGGGGGCGCGGTTCCGCGCATGCTCGATACCTTCGTGCGAACGATAGCGCAACCGAATCGGCAGCGCTATCCGTCGGTTCCGGGTCGATTCGTTTCGCTGATCTGGGAGGAACTTGCCGACGGGTTCGGGCTCGAAGCGCTGCTGCGTCATCCCGACGCGCGCCGCACGGGGGATCGCGCTACGTTGCTTCGCCATTTGAGCGCGCTCGTGCGCAGCGGCGAGCTTCGGCGCGAACGGCGGTTCGTGGAACCGCGCACCCACGAGTATCGCATCAAAGTGCTGCAGCCGGGAACGGTCGCCATCAAGGGCCCGAAGGCGCTGGCGCTCGCCGAGTTCGTACGCGCGAATCCGGGCGCGCCGCGCGCGGACGCGCTGCTCGCCGGATTTTCCGCCGCCATCATCGCGCGCGCGATCAAAGCCGGCGCGATTGGAGAAGAAGAGCTGGCGCCCGCGCGCTCCTCGGCGCGGCGGCCACTCGCACCCGCCAATCTGCAGGCGACGGGCGAGCAGCGCGCGGCGATCGATCGCCTCGTGGAGCATCTCGATCGGCGGGCGTTTCACGAGACGCTGCTCCACGGCATCACCGGCAGTGGAAAAACGTTCGTGTATATCGAGGCCATTCGGCACGTGGTCGAGCGCGGCGGCCGCGCGATCGTGCTCGTGCCGGAGATTTCGCTCACGCCGCAGACGGCGCGTCGATTCGAGACCGTCTTCGGGGAACGCGTCGCCATCCTGCATTCGGCACTCTCCGAGCGCGAACGGTACGATGCGTGGCAGGCGTGCGCGAACGGCGACGTCGACGTGGTGGTCGGCGCGCGCAGCGCGGTCTTCGCCCCGCTTTCAAACGTGCGGTTGCTGGTCGTCGACGAAGCGCACGAGAGCACGTACAAGCAGGAGAGCTCACCGCGCTACCACGCCGTGCGCGTCGCGCGCGAACGCATGCGCATCGAAGGCGGCGTACTCGTTCTCGGCAGCGCCACGCCGTCGCTCGAGAGCTACGCACGGGCAATCGACGGCCGCATCGAACTGCTCGAATTGCGCGAGCGCGCCACCAGGCAGGCGTTGCCCGCAGTACGCGTCGTCGATATGGCGCGCGAGTTCGAGGCCGGGAATCGCCGGATCTTCAGCACGCCGCTCGCGCAGGCGCTCGCCGACCGGCTCGAACGTAAGGAAAAGGTGGTGCTCTTCGTCAACCGCCGCGGCAGCGCGGGCTTCATGCTCTGTCGCGCGTGCGGATACGTTCCCGAATGCGAACGCTGCAGCGTGTCGTTGACGGTGCATCGCTCCGAGGGACTGCTGCGCTGTCACTACTGCGACGCGCAGCGGCCGATTCCGGCCGCGTGCCCCGTCTGCAAACAGCGGACGATCCGCGAGTTCGGCGTCGGCACGGAGAAGGTCGCGGAAGAAGTTGCCCGCCTCTATCCCGCGGCGCGCGTCGTGCGGATGGATAGCGACACCACGACGCGCATCGGCGATCACGCGCGGCTGCTCGATGCGTTCGGCGACGACGGCGACGTGCTCGTCGGCACCCAGATGGTCGCGAAGGGCTTGGATTTTCCGACCGTGACGCTCGTCGGCGTGATTGCGGCCGATATCGGCTTGCACGCGGCGGAGTTTCGCGCGTCGGAGCGCACCTTCGATCTCGTGACCCAGGTCTGCGGACGCAGCGGCCGTGCGCGGCCCGGCGAGGCGATCGTGCAAACGTACTCGGCCTCGCACCCGGCGATTCTCCATGCCGCCGCTCACGATTACGCCGGCTTCGCGCGGCGCGAACTCGACGAACGGAGCGAACTCGGATATCCGCCGGCACGCGATCTCGTCTACCTCGGCATCATCGGGCGCTCGCGCCCCGCGGCGCTCGCGCAAGCGCAAACCTACGCGCGGACGCTCGAAGCGACGGGCGCCGGTGAGGTGCTGGGTCCCGCGCCGTACCCGATCGCGCGGCTCAACAACGAATGGCGCTTTCGCATCGCGTTCAAGGGCGACGACGGCGCGCGGCTGCGCTCCGCGATTCGCGAGTTCGTGTTGCCGCTCGCGCGCGTCGAGCGCGCTACCCGGCTCGCCGTGAACGTCGATCCGTGA
- the aroC gene encoding chorismate synthase has product MVFRYLTAGESHGPALVGILDGIPARLALDAEAINQTLARRQGGYGRGGRMKIERDEVEFLAGVRGSQTLGSPIAVAIRNRDFENVRALMDPLTGAGKPLTNPRPGHADYAGALKYRQTDLRNVLERASARETAMRVCLGAICGQLLDALGITTRSYVHRIGAVEAADVDEFSQDDVEASDVRCADQAAEARMIAAIDEAKAAGDTLGGQYIVRVDGMPVGIGSNRQPDQRLDGLLAGALMAMQTVKAVEVGLGADVASRPGSAAHDTFGLAGGEIVRGSNRAGGIEGGMSNGQPIVLRVSVKPIPTLMKALPSVNLHTQTDAPASIVRSDVCVVPAAAIVGEAMVRLALVAPVLEKYGGDSIEETRENLRRSSEAALALFGSMASKERS; this is encoded by the coding sequence GTGGTGTTCAGATATCTAACGGCCGGCGAGTCGCACGGCCCGGCCCTCGTCGGAATCCTCGACGGCATCCCGGCGCGCTTGGCGCTCGATGCCGAGGCGATCAATCAAACGCTGGCGCGGCGGCAAGGCGGCTATGGCCGAGGCGGCCGCATGAAAATCGAGCGCGACGAGGTTGAGTTTCTCGCCGGCGTGCGCGGCTCGCAGACGCTGGGCTCCCCCATCGCCGTCGCCATTCGGAATCGGGATTTCGAGAACGTGCGCGCGCTGATGGATCCGCTCACCGGCGCCGGCAAACCGCTCACCAATCCGCGCCCCGGCCACGCCGACTACGCGGGTGCGCTAAAATACCGCCAGACCGACCTGCGCAATGTTCTGGAACGCGCGAGCGCGCGCGAGACGGCGATGCGCGTCTGCTTGGGCGCGATCTGCGGACAGCTGCTCGATGCGCTCGGCATCACGACGCGCTCGTACGTGCACCGCATCGGTGCGGTCGAGGCAGCCGATGTGGACGAGTTTTCGCAAGACGACGTGGAGGCGAGCGACGTGCGCTGCGCCGACCAGGCGGCGGAAGCGCGCATGATCGCGGCGATCGACGAGGCGAAGGCCGCCGGCGACACGCTCGGCGGGCAATATATCGTGCGCGTCGATGGGATGCCGGTCGGCATCGGCAGCAACCGGCAGCCCGACCAGCGCCTGGATGGACTCCTTGCGGGCGCGCTGATGGCGATGCAGACCGTGAAGGCCGTCGAGGTCGGCCTCGGGGCCGACGTCGCCTCGCGGCCGGGCTCCGCGGCGCACGACACCTTTGGCCTGGCCGGCGGCGAGATCGTGCGGGGCAGCAATCGCGCGGGCGGCATCGAGGGCGGCATGAGTAACGGGCAGCCAATCGTGCTGCGCGTCTCGGTCAAACCGATTCCTACCCTTATGAAGGCGCTGCCATCGGTAAACCTGCACACCCAGACCGACGCGCCGGCGAGCATCGTTCGCAGCGATGTCTGCGTGGTGCCGGCCGCCGCCATCGTGGGCGAGGCGATGGTTCGGCTCGCGCTCGTCGCACCGGTACTCGAAAAGTACGGCGGCGATTCGATCGAGGAGACGCGCGAGAACCTGCGACGCAGCAGCGAAGCCGCGTTGGCGTTATTCGGTTCTATGGCATCGAAGGAGAGGTCATGA
- a CDS encoding 3-dehydroquinate synthase family protein: MIDSTLVNDDLGYPIVVGESIRASLREFVRDAPIDRCIVLCDANLASYARALTRGLPGRIAVLAFPLGEKRKRLSTLEDVLDALVRAGADRTTTIVGVGGGVASDLFGFAAAVYMRGVPYLHVATSLVAMVDAAIGGKNGVDLVAGKNLAGTFADPLAVFADVGALRTLPYRNLREGLAEVVKHGVIEGHDLFEALEVLAPHPFHKWPWETLVYDAIKVKTMVVSDDRTERGARETLNLGHTFGHAIERASAYRVTHGAGVAIGLRAAGLLAMRLGRYGEDDHLRVLALLALLNLPMRTRELPDDVFAAMSSDKKRRNGTLRFVVPNAIGDVEYGVLAPPATVRGVLARCTQLPGAREFH, translated from the coding sequence GTGATCGATTCGACCCTCGTCAACGACGATTTGGGCTATCCGATCGTCGTTGGCGAGTCGATCCGAGCGTCGTTACGCGAGTTCGTTCGCGATGCACCGATCGATCGCTGTATCGTGCTCTGCGATGCGAACCTCGCGAGTTACGCGCGGGCGCTCACGCGCGGACTTCCCGGGCGGATCGCCGTGCTCGCGTTTCCGCTCGGTGAGAAACGCAAGCGGCTCTCGACGCTCGAAGACGTGCTCGACGCGCTCGTGCGCGCCGGTGCCGATCGCACGACGACGATCGTGGGCGTCGGCGGCGGCGTTGCGAGCGATCTCTTCGGCTTCGCCGCGGCGGTCTATATGCGTGGGGTTCCGTACCTGCACGTTGCAACCTCGCTCGTCGCCATGGTCGATGCGGCGATCGGCGGCAAGAACGGCGTCGATCTCGTCGCGGGCAAGAATCTTGCGGGCACCTTTGCGGATCCGTTGGCGGTCTTTGCCGACGTCGGTGCGCTGCGAACGCTGCCGTATCGCAATCTGCGCGAGGGCCTGGCCGAAGTCGTCAAACACGGTGTGATCGAAGGGCACGATCTGTTCGAAGCGCTCGAAGTGCTGGCGCCGCACCCGTTCCACAAATGGCCGTGGGAGACGCTGGTCTACGATGCCATCAAGGTTAAAACGATGGTGGTGAGCGACGATCGAACCGAGCGCGGTGCGCGCGAAACGCTCAATCTCGGACACACCTTCGGTCACGCGATCGAGCGCGCGAGCGCCTACCGCGTCACGCACGGCGCCGGCGTCGCGATCGGCCTGCGCGCGGCAGGCCTGCTCGCGATGCGACTGGGCCGCTACGGCGAAGACGATCATCTGCGCGTCTTAGCGCTGCTCGCGCTGTTGAACCTTCCGATGCGCACGCGCGAGCTGCCGGACGACGTCTTCGCTGCGATGTCGTCGGATAAAAAACGGCGTAACGGAACGCTGCGGTTCGTGGTCCCCAACGCGATCGGCGACGTAGAATACGGCGTGCTCGCGCCACCCGCGACGGTTCGCGGCGTTCTGGCTCGCTGCACGCAGCTGCCCGGAGCGCGCGAATTCCACTAG